In Prunus dulcis chromosome 1, ALMONDv2, whole genome shotgun sequence, the following are encoded in one genomic region:
- the LOC117636389 gene encoding uncharacterized protein LOC117636389, with amino-acid sequence MDSLSSVKVLPSAVTNPLRPRRRRLPLSSSSLGSLHNRNLYISSSVFGVPCSPETSSSYSRRRLVREVSCRSSGGGGGATEEDDADADGDGSEQVERALHLDGNIPSTSDEFVKRVSSRAYDMRRHLQQTFDSSSYDVLEANPWRETSKPVYVLTQRENLLCTMKTRRNRSEVETELGKLFSKGSKWNQTKQPRNGTKFQMLVEDIRDGVLVFEDENEAVRYCDLLQGGGQGCEGVAEIEASSVFDLCQKMRALAVLFRRGRSPPLPQSLELNLRARKRSLEDQQDP; translated from the exons ATGGATTCTCTCTCATCGGTAAAAGTCTTGCCCTCCGCAGTCACCAACCCTCTCCGTCCACGGCGCCGCCGGCtgcctctctcttcttcttcactcgGCAGCTTACACAATCGGAATCTCTACATCTCCTCCTCCGTCTTTGGAGTGCCGTGCTCTCCCGAGACTTCTTCGTCTTATTCTAGAAGGAGGCTCGTGAGAGAAGTTTCTTGCCGGTCGagcggtggcggtggcggtgcCACAGAGGAAGACGACGCCGACGCCGATGGCGATGGAAGTGAGCAGGTGGAGAGAGCGCTTCATCTGGATGGTAATATTCCCTCCACTTCCGATGAGTTCGTGAAGCGCGTGTCGTCTCGTGCTTACGACATGCGGCGCCACCTCCAGCAGACCTTCGATTCCAGCAGCTACGATG TGTTGGAGGCCAACCCTTGGAGAGAAACTTCCAAGCCTGTGTATGTACTAACACAAAGGGAAAACCTGTTGTGCACCATGAAAACCCGAAGAAATCGCAG TGAAGTTGAAACGGAGCTTGGGAAATTGTTTTCCAAAGGATCAAAGTGGAACCAAACGAAACAGCCAAGAAACGGTACAAAGTTCCAGATGCTTGTGGAGGATATTAGGGATGGAGTGCTT GTTTTTGAGGATGAGAATGAAGCTGTAAGGTATTGTGACTTGTTGCAAGGCGGGGGCCAAGGTTGTGAAGGTGTTGCAGAAATAGAGGCCTCATCA GTATTCGATCTGTGCCAGAAAATGAGAGCTCTTGCAGTTCTTTTCCGTCGCGGGAGAAGCCCACCTCTGCCTCAAAGCTTGGAGCTCAACCTCAGGGCTCGAAAGCGCTCCCTTGAAGACCAACAAGACCCATAA
- the LOC117624061 gene encoding vesicle transport v-SNARE 12 — translation MSEVFEGYERQYCELSANLSRKSNSAALLPDHEQKKQRFSEIKVGLDDADALIRKMDLEARSLQPSVKAVLLAKLREYKSDLNNLKREIKRITSPDANQAAREELLESGMADAHAVSSDQRERMTMSVERLNQSSDRITESRRTILETEELGVSILQDLHQQRETLLHSHQKLHGVDDAIDKSKRVLTAMSRRMTKHKWIIGSVIGALIVAILFILYFKFSHH, via the exons ATGAGTGAGGTGTTCGAAGGCTACGAGCGTCAGTACTGCGAGCTCTCCGCAAATCTCTCACGAAAATCTAACTCCGCCGCCCTTCTTCCTGACCATG AGCAGAAGAAGCAGAGGTTTTCTGAGATTAAAGTTGGCTTGGACGATGCTGATGCTTTG aTTCGGAAAATGGACCTTGAAGCCAGAAGCTTGCAGCCGAGTGTAAAGGCGGTGCTTCTTGCTAAGCTAAGGGAATATAAATCCGATCTCAATAACTTGAAAAGGGAAATCAAAAGAATTACATCACCTGATGCTAATCAGGCTGCTCGTGAAGAGCTGTTGGAGTCCGGGATGGCTGATGCCCATGCG GTTTCTTCTgatcaaagagagagaatgacaATGTCTGTTGAGAGATTAAATCAATCAAGTGATAGAATCACGGAGAGTAGGAGAACCATACTGGAGACTGAAGAGCTTGGTGTCTCCATTCTCCAAGATTTGCATCAACAACGGGAAACTCTCCTGCATTCCCATCAAAAA CTTCATGGGGTAGATGACGCCATTGACAAGAGTAAAAGAGTTTTAACTGCCATGTCACGGAGGATGACCAAGCATAAATGGATCATCGGCTCAGTCATCGGAGCTCTTATCGTTGCAATCCTGTTTATTCtatattttaagttttctCATCATTAA
- the LOC117624051 gene encoding 26S proteasome non-ATPase regulatory subunit 11 homolog, whose product MSSSYLPATTDSIAQALEAKAPSEAISILYRILENPSSSSEALRIKEQAITNLTDLLRQENRAEDLRNLLTQLRPFFNLIPKAKTAKIVRSIIDAVAKVPGTSDLQISLCKEMVQWTRAEKRTFLRQRVEARLASLLMESKEYSEALSLLSGLIKEVRRLDDKLLLVDIDLLESKLHFSLRNLPKAKASLTAARTAANSIYVPPAQQGTIDLQSGILHAEEKDYKTAYSYFFEAFEAFNALEDPRAVFSLKYMLLCKIMVSQADDVAGIISSKAGLQYVGPELDAMKAVADAHSKRSLKLFETALRDFKAQLEEDPIVHRHLSSLYDTLLEQNLCRLIEPFSRVEIAHIAELIELPIDHVEKKLSQMILDKKFAGTLDQGAGCLIIFDDPKTDAIYPATLETISNIGKVVDSLYVRSAKIMA is encoded by the coding sequence atgtcttcatcatatctcccagcaactactgattcgattgctcaGGCTTTAGAGGCCAAAGCCccatctgaagccatttctattctttatcgcattcttgaaaacccatcttcttcttctgaagccCTACGGATAAAGGAACaggctatcacaaatctgacggatCTTCTTAGACAAGAAAATCGGGCAGAGGATCTTCGTAACCTTCTCACCCAGTTGAGGCCTTTCTTTAACTTGATTCCCAAGGCGAAAACTGCAAAAATTGTTCGTAGTATTATTGATGCAGTAGCTAAAGTACcaggcacatctgatcttcagatttccctttGCAAAGAAATGGTGCAGTGGACCCGtgctgagaagcgaactttccttcgacagcgagtggaggccaggcttgcatctcttttgatggaaagcaaggagtattcagaagcactaagtctcctatcaggcttgatcaaggaagtgagaaggctagatgACAAGCTTCtccttgtggacatagatttgttGGAGAGTAAGCTccatttctctttgagaaatcTCCCTAAAGCCAAGGCTTCACTCACAGCTGCAAGAACAGCAGCCAATTCCATATATGTGCCTCCAGCTCAGCAGGGAACTATCGATTTGCAGAGTGGGATTCTTCATGCCGAAGAAAAGGACTACAAGACTGCTTATAGTTATTTCTTTGAAGCATTTGAAGCCTTCAATGCTCTTGAAGATCCTCGGGCTGTATTTAGCCTCAAGTATATGTTGCTGTGCAAAATCATGGTGAGCCAGGCTGATGATGTGGCAGGTATAATTTCATCAAAAGCAGGACTACAGTATGTGGGGCCCGAGCTGGATGCTATGAAAGCAGTTGCTGATGCTCACTCGAAGCGCTCTTTAAAACTCTTTGAAACTGCTCTTCGGGATTTTAAGGCCCAGCTGGAGGAAGATCCCATTGTCCACAGGCACCTTTCATCCCTGTATGACACTCTGTTGGAACAGAATCTCTGCAGGTTGATTGAGCCTTTCTCAAGGGTGGAGATTGCTCATATTGCAGAACTCATTGAACTGCCAATCGATCATGTGGAAAAGAAACTGTCTCAGATGATTCTGGACAAGAAGTTTGCAGGGACTTTAGATCAGGGTGCTGGATGCCTCATCATTTTCGACGATCCCAAAACGGATGCAATCTACCCTGCAACGTTGGAAACCATATCTAACATCGGCAAGGTTGTGGACAGCCTCTACGTGAGGTCTGCAAAGATAATGGCATGA
- the LOC117614283 gene encoding CSC1-like protein At1g69450: protein MLVSALLTSLGINSGLCILFFTLYSILRKQPSNYEVYMPRLLAEGESNTSSIFNLERLIPSPDWVKTAWQLTEDDLLSSSGLDAVVFMRLINFSLRVFLFAGVIGVFVLLPINCSGNQLEYVDFTDLSNNSLDVFTISNVNNGSSKLWIHFVAVYLVTIFVCCLLYYEYKYISQKRIDYFLSSKPQPHQFTILVRSIPVSAGSGVSEKVDSFFREYHPSTYLSHIVVRRTNKLQSLINDAKKLYTRLIHLQSDPNQRKYKRSSCLGLFGRKVNLVDHYEKKLEDIEENVRLEQSEVSLAGEEVRSAFVSFKSRYGAAVALHLQQSTNPTHWVTEQAPEPRDVYWPFFSSSFLRRWISKLVVILACILLTVLFLIPVVVVQGLTNLNQLEVWFPFLTSVLTITFVSQVITGYLPSLILLLFLKIVPPVMEFLSSIQGFISNSDIQKSACSKVLWFTIWNIFFATVFSGSVLYKVSLFLDPKNIPSRLAIAVPAQASFFIAYVVTSGWTSTSSELFRIFPLLWSLIKRPFTDSRDTELEVPGIPYHSHTPRILFFVLLGITYFFLAPLILPFLLVYLCLGYIIYRNQFINVYAPQYETAGKFWPIVHNSMIFSLVLMHAIAVGIFTLKKLSLASTLVFPLPVLTLLFNEYCRKRFLPNFVAYPAESLIRKDRQDENDPTMPEFLDELISFYQDPALMPIHYSGNSDRLNSPLLSSVHQAEV, encoded by the exons ATGCTCGTTTCGGCTCTGTTGACGTCGCTCGGAATAAACTCCGGCCTCTGTATCCTGTTCTTCACGCTCTACTCTATCCTGCGAAAACAGCCCAGCAACTATGAGGTTTACATGCCGAGATTGCTCGCCGAAGGAGAATCCAACACGTCGAGTATTTTCAACCTCGAACGGCTGATTCCGTCACCCGATTGGGTCAAGACGGCCTGGCAGCTCACCGAGGACGATTTGTTGTCGTCCTCGGGATTGGACGCCGTCGTTTTTATGCGGCTTATCAATTTCAGCCTGAGagtgtttttgtttgctgGAGTGATTGGGGTCTTCGTTCTGCTTCCGATCAACTGCTCCGGAAATCAGCTTGAGTACGTTGACTTTACCGATCTGTCGAACAACTCCCTGGACGTGTTTACCATTTCAAATGTGAACAATGGCTCAAGCAA GTTATGGATTCACTTTGTTGCTGTGTACCTTGTCACCATCTTTGTCTGCTGTCTACTTTATTAT GAGTATAAATATATTTCTCAGAAAAGGATCGACTATTTTCTTTCATCCAAACCTCAGCCACATCAGTTCACCATCTTAGTTCGTAGCATTCCTGTTTCTGCTGGGAGTGGTGTCAGTGAAAAAGTTGACAGCTTCTTTAGGGAGTATCACCCTTCAACATATCTGTCGCATATTGTTGTTCGTCGAACAAACAAGCTTCAAAGTCTCATT AATGATGCGAAAAAACTATATACCAGGCTCATTCACTTGCAATCAGATCCCAACCAGCGAAAGTATAAACGTTCCAGTTGTTTAGGGTTGTTTGGACGCAAGGTTAATCTTGTGGATCATTATGAAAAGAAGCTTGAAGACATAGAGGAGAATGTGAGATTGGAGCAATCAGAGGTTTCATTAGCAGGAGAA GAAGTCCGATCTGCTTTTGTATCCTTCAAGTCTCGATATGGTGCCGCAGTTGCTCTCCACTTGCAACAATCAACCAATCCTACACACTGGGTCACAGAGCAAGCTCCAGAACCTCGGGATGTTTACTGGCCCTTCTTTTCATCATCATTCCTCCGAAGATGGATATCTAAGCTGGTGGTTATACTTGCATGCATTCTCCTGACGGTCTTATTCCTCATTCCTGTTGTAGTTGTCCAAGGTCTTACTAACCTGAACCAGTTGGAAGTTTGGTTTCCCTTTCTCACTAGCGTTCTAACCAT CACATTTGTTAGTCAAGTCATTACAGGCTACCTCCCCAGTCTTATCCTTctgttgtttctgaaaattgtGCCCCCTGTTATGGAGTTCCTTTCATCCATTCAAGGATTTATTTCTAACAGTGATATACAAAAGAGTGCGTGTTCAAAAGTACTATGGTTCACAATATGGAACATTTTTTTTGCTACTGTATTTTCTGGCTCAGTTTTGTATAAggtttctctctttcttgaCCCCAAGAACATCCCTTCAAGGCTAGCTATTGCTGTTCCAGCACAG GCTTCTTTTTTCATTGCTTATGTAGTCACTTCAGGATGGACGAGTACTTCATCAGAGCTCTTTCGCATATTTCCTTTACTCTGGAGTCTAATAAAAAGACCTTTTACTGACAGTAGAGATACTGAACTTGAAGTTCCAGGAATTCCTTATCATAGTCACACCCCAagaattcttttctttgtacTTCTCGGGATCACATACTTCTTCCTAGCTCCACTAATTCTGCCTTTCCTCTTGGTGTACCTCTGTCTTGGATACATCATCTATCGCAATCAG TTCATAAATGTATATGCGCCTCAGTATGAAACCGCAGGGAAGTTTTGGCCAATCGTGCACAATTCAATGATATTTTCTCTGGTACTTATGCATGCTATTGCAGTTGGAATCTTTACATTGAAGAAGCTCTCTCTAGCATCAACCTTAGTTTTTCCTCTTCCGGTATTAACACTTCTGTTTAATGAGTACTGCCGGAAACGCTTCCTGCCCAATTTTGTTGCTTACCCTGCTGAG AGTTTGATAAGAAAAGATAGGCAAGATGAGAACGATCCTACAATGCCTGAATTTTTGGATGAATTGATCAGCTTCTATCAGGACCCAGCCTTGATGCCTATCCACTATTCTGGGAACAGTGACAGACTTAACAGCCCTCTTTTATCTTCTGTTCATCAAGCAGAGGTTTGA